A part of Diceros bicornis minor isolate mBicDic1 chromosome 32, mDicBic1.mat.cur, whole genome shotgun sequence genomic DNA contains:
- the LOC131396220 gene encoding RAD9, HUS1, RAD1-interacting nuclear orphan protein 1-like: MPPRKKRRPSCQKAQLLFHHQPLESPKHRYGSPQLPITYTRQVPSKPIDHNTITSWVSPQFDTTAENSFPANRKRRRRDQARHSSRKSTTSKFPHLTFESPQSSSSSATLGIPLTGGYPNQSEKDISRRPFIPMLSPQSCGELSSHALQNLPYVFIPPEIRTPESSSVKEGPIPPDQREDSLPSCSLHTSTPKSPEPGPVLVKDTPEEKYGIKVTWRRRGHLFTYLKERGKLSKSQFLVKK, from the coding sequence ATGCCTCCCAGAAAAAAACGCCGCCCAAGTTGCCAGAAAGCCCAGCTGCTATTCCACCATCAGCCACTGGAGAGCCCCAAACACCGCTATGGATCTCCACAGCTTCCCATCACCTACACTAGGCAGGTGCCCAGCAAGCCCATTGACCACAACACCATCACTTCCTGGGTATCACCTCAGTTTGATACAACAGCAGAAAACTCGTTCCCAGCCAACCGGAAACGTCGTCGCCGAGACCAGGCAAGACATTCAAGTCGAAAATCTACCACCTCCAAGTTTCCACATCTAACATTTGAGAGTCCACAGTCTTCTTCCAGCTCAGCCACACTTGGGATCCCCTTAACCGGGGGATACCCCAATCAATCAGAAAAGGACATTTCCAGAAGGCCCTTCATTCCAATGCTCAGTCCCCAGAGCTGTGGGGAGCTGTCATCACACGCACTTCAAAACTTGCCTTATGTGTTCATTCCACCTGAAATCCGGACCCCAGAGTCATCTTCTGTGAAGGAGGGGCCCATTCCCCCAGATCAGAGGGAAGACAGCCTTCCAAGCTGCTCCCTTCACACTAGTACTCCCAAGAGCCCAGAGCCTGGGCCTGTTCTGGTTAAAGACACTCCTGAGGAGAAGTATGGGATAAAGGTCACGTGGAGGAGACGAGGGCACCTGTTTACTTACCTCAAGGAGAGAGGGAAGCTGAGCAAAAGCCAGTTCCTTGTGAAAAAGTGA